In the genome of Streptomyces sp. NBC_00190, one region contains:
- a CDS encoding TIGR03619 family F420-dependent LLM class oxidoreductase: MRIATTIFLTDRTVSPVRLARSLEERGFSGLYLPEHTHIPVSRNTAAPMGGELPEMYGRTLDPFVALGQAAAVTERLHLGTGITLVAQHDPIDLAKQVATLDHLSGGRVTLGVGYGWNVEEAADHGVEWRTRRELVRDRMALMRALWAPEPTAYVGEYSSVQASHAHPKPAQAPRELGPGVPLYGPRTLMGGQAGPKLFAAVADHADGWLPIGGGGLTESLPVLRQVWETAGRDPKTLQVVPYAVQPSPGKLAHYADLGIEEVVLQLPSAREAEVLRALDDFAQYL; this comes from the coding sequence ATGCGGATCGCCACGACCATCTTCCTCACCGACCGCACCGTCTCGCCCGTGCGTCTCGCGCGGAGTCTGGAGGAGCGGGGGTTCTCCGGGCTGTATCTGCCCGAGCACACCCACATCCCCGTCTCCCGCAACACCGCCGCGCCCATGGGCGGTGAGCTCCCCGAGATGTACGGGCGCACCCTCGACCCCTTCGTGGCCCTCGGGCAGGCCGCCGCGGTGACCGAGCGGCTGCACCTCGGTACCGGCATCACGCTCGTCGCCCAGCACGACCCGATCGACCTCGCCAAGCAGGTCGCCACCCTGGACCACCTCTCGGGCGGCCGCGTCACCCTCGGCGTCGGCTACGGGTGGAACGTCGAGGAGGCCGCCGACCACGGCGTCGAGTGGCGCACGCGCCGCGAGCTCGTCCGGGACCGGATGGCGCTGATGCGCGCCCTGTGGGCGCCCGAGCCGACGGCCTACGTCGGCGAGTACTCCTCCGTCCAGGCCAGCCACGCCCACCCGAAGCCGGCCCAGGCGCCGCGCGAACTCGGCCCCGGCGTGCCCCTGTACGGCCCCCGTACGCTGATGGGCGGCCAGGCCGGCCCGAAGCTGTTCGCCGCCGTCGCCGACCACGCCGACGGCTGGCTCCCCATCGGCGGCGGCGGCCTCACCGAGTCGCTGCCGGTGCTGCGCCAGGTCTGGGAGACCGCCGGGCGCGACCCGAAGACCCTCCAGGTGGTCCCGTACGCCGTCCAGCCCAGCCCCGGGAAGCTCGCCCACTACGCCGATCTCGGAATCGAGGAGGTCGTCCTCCAACTCCCCTCGGCCCGGGAGGCGGAGGTCCTGCGCGCGCTGGACGACTTCGCCCAGTACCTGTGA
- a CDS encoding ADP-ribosylglycohydrolase family protein: protein MRTVSSNTGLWGRAEQQDFRSRVRGTLLGSALGDTLGAPLAGRSLDAIREIHGSQGLTHPVPVHGRCGAVTAATQLTLFTVDGLIRAHVRRDTGAWHPPTDVHRAYLRWAATQHDWGPDERRSDNGWLAQEEWLYARRDPARACMTGFADGLLGTLAHPKNPTARDAAATARSAPFGLLVGWEPALVLQLAVECATQSHGHPTAYLSAGAFAVIVHGLTRGESLDSAVQRALGLLGSRPGHQPVTDALQHALSAVTQGVPGSHVVEALTTGAGHDAEDALAIAVYCALVAEDIAHGLRLAVNHGGDSIAAGALCGALLGALHGETALPAAWLADLEGRPTVLELADDFALEMTQGPALHGPSLASPAWLSRYPRG from the coding sequence ATGCGCACCGTCTCCTCGAACACCGGCCTGTGGGGCCGCGCCGAGCAGCAGGACTTCCGCAGCCGCGTCCGCGGCACGCTCCTCGGCTCCGCCCTCGGCGACACCCTGGGCGCGCCCCTCGCCGGCCGTTCCCTCGACGCGATCCGCGAGATCCACGGCTCCCAGGGCCTGACCCACCCCGTACCCGTCCACGGCCGCTGCGGCGCCGTCACCGCCGCCACCCAGCTCACCCTCTTCACCGTGGACGGCCTCATACGGGCCCACGTGCGCCGCGACACCGGCGCCTGGCACCCGCCCACCGACGTCCACCGCGCCTACCTCCGCTGGGCGGCCACCCAGCACGACTGGGGCCCCGACGAGCGCCGCTCGGACAACGGCTGGCTCGCGCAGGAGGAGTGGCTCTACGCCCGCCGCGACCCGGCCCGCGCCTGCATGACGGGCTTCGCCGACGGTCTCCTCGGCACCCTCGCCCACCCGAAGAACCCCACCGCCCGGGACGCCGCCGCCACCGCCCGCTCGGCCCCCTTCGGGCTGCTGGTCGGCTGGGAGCCCGCCCTGGTCCTCCAGCTCGCCGTCGAATGCGCGACGCAGAGCCACGGCCACCCCACCGCGTACCTCTCGGCCGGGGCCTTCGCCGTGATCGTCCACGGCCTGACCCGGGGCGAATCCCTCGACTCCGCCGTCCAGCGCGCCCTCGGGCTGCTGGGCTCCCGTCCCGGCCACCAGCCCGTCACCGACGCCCTCCAGCACGCGCTGTCGGCGGTCACCCAGGGCGTGCCGGGCTCCCACGTCGTCGAGGCCCTCACCACCGGCGCCGGTCACGACGCCGAGGACGCCCTGGCCATCGCCGTCTACTGCGCCCTGGTCGCCGAGGACATCGCCCACGGCCTGCGCCTCGCCGTCAACCACGGCGGGGACTCCATCGCGGCCGGCGCCCTGTGCGGGGCGCTGCTCGGCGCCCTCCATGGCGAGACGGCCCTCCCGGCCGCCTGGCTCGCCGACCTCGAAGGCCGCCCCACGGTCCTGGAGCTCGCCGACGACTTCGCCCTGGAGATGACCCAGGGCCCGGCCCTCCACGGCCCGTCCCTGGCATCCCCCGCCTGGCTGTCCCGCTACCCGCGCGGCTAA
- a CDS encoding tyrosine-protein phosphatase yields MKKALLAATVVASAVTASLIAAPLASAGGWDRHDRSAAVPFTEATVTAGADGSFTLKWKAQGTKRVEIKANGKVVAKGGAQGRAVVTGLPAADRQWFDFEPQHGRGLHLADRLIKLDGTANFRDAGGYRTTTGQWVKMGEVYRSDALNKLTENDLAKLQRLRVKTVFDLRMQDERTKDADKVPAGTSYVVADVFAGSGSFQTMPKTPDESVQAMIGAERAMVSGEGGKKAYTQVLDGIQEVAHHDRSRTVLFHCTAGKDRTGWANAALLTALGVPRETVEADYLASNDYRKAANDAILSRLPAPQAAVYKPMLDVRPEYLNAGYDEVDATYGSFGRYLKDGLGIDAHELAQLKKDLLVG; encoded by the coding sequence ATGAAGAAGGCACTCCTCGCCGCGACCGTCGTCGCCTCCGCCGTCACCGCTTCCCTGATCGCGGCCCCCCTCGCCTCCGCCGGCGGCTGGGACCGGCACGACCGGTCCGCCGCCGTCCCGTTCACCGAGGCCACCGTCACCGCCGGTGCCGATGGTTCCTTCACCCTGAAGTGGAAGGCCCAGGGCACCAAGCGGGTCGAGATCAAGGCGAACGGCAAGGTCGTCGCCAAGGGCGGAGCCCAGGGCCGGGCCGTGGTCACCGGGCTGCCCGCCGCCGACCGCCAGTGGTTCGACTTCGAGCCGCAGCACGGCCGGGGCCTGCACCTCGCCGACCGTCTGATCAAGCTGGACGGCACCGCCAACTTCCGCGACGCGGGCGGCTACCGCACCACCACCGGCCAGTGGGTCAAGATGGGCGAGGTCTACCGCTCCGACGCCCTCAACAAGCTGACCGAGAACGACCTGGCCAAGCTCCAGCGCCTGCGCGTCAAGACGGTCTTCGACCTGCGCATGCAGGACGAGCGCACCAAGGACGCCGACAAGGTCCCCGCGGGCACCTCCTACGTCGTCGCCGACGTCTTCGCCGGCTCCGGCTCCTTCCAGACCATGCCCAAGACCCCCGACGAGTCCGTCCAGGCCATGATCGGCGCCGAACGGGCGATGGTCTCCGGCGAGGGCGGCAAGAAGGCGTACACCCAGGTCCTCGACGGGATCCAGGAGGTCGCCCACCACGACCGCAGCCGCACCGTCCTGTTCCACTGCACCGCCGGCAAGGACCGCACCGGCTGGGCGAACGCCGCCCTGCTGACCGCCCTCGGCGTGCCCCGCGAGACCGTCGAGGCCGACTACCTGGCCAGCAACGACTACCGCAAGGCCGCCAACGACGCGATCCTCTCCCGCCTGCCCGCCCCGCAGGCCGCCGTCTACAAGCCGATGCTCGACGTCCGCCCCGAGTACCTGAACGCGGGCTACGACGAGGTCGACGCCACGTACGGCTCCTTCGGCCGCTACCTGAAGGACGGGCTCGGCATCGACGCCCACGAGCTGGCGCAGCTCAAGAAGGACCTGCTCGTCGGCTGA
- a CDS encoding bifunctional FO biosynthesis protein CofGH, with protein MTTPSDAPTENAMRRALRRARDGVALDATEAAVLLQARGEALGDLAASAARVRDAGLAAAGRPGVITYSRKVFIPLTRLCRDKCHYCTFVTVPGKLRKSGHGLYLSPDEVLDIARQGAAMGCKEALFTLGDRPEDRWPEAREWLDAHGYDDTLAYVRAMAIRVLEETGLLPHLNPGVMTWSDLQRLKPVAPSMGMMLETTATRLWSEPGGPHHGSPDKEPAVRLRVLEDAGRSNVPFTTGVLIGIGESYEERADAFFELRRIQRSYHGIQEVIVQNFRAKPDTAMRGMPDAELEELAAAIAVARHILGPSARIQAPPNLVDAEYALLIGAGIDDWGGVSPLTPDHVNPERPWPHIEELASRTAAAGFELRERLTIYPEFLQRGEPWLDPRLLPHVRALADGQTGLADESAQVVGRPWQEPDEGFSAYGRTDLHATIDTEGRTGDRREDFDDVYGDWEALREAAAPGMVPERIDTDVRAALAQAADDPTKLTDAQALALLHADGPALDALCRIADDLRKSVVGDEVTYIVTRNINFTNVCYTGCRFCAFAQRRTDADAYTLSLDQVADRAAQAWDVGAVEVCMQGGIHPDLPGTAYFDIARAVKQRVPGMHVHAFSPMEVVNGATRTGMSVRDWLTAAKEAGLDSIPGTAAEILDDEVRWVLTKGKLPTADWIDVITTAHELGIRSSSTMMYGHVDQPRHWLGHFRTLARIQQQTGGFTEFVTLPFIHTNAPVYLAGIARPGPTVRDNRAVTAMARILLHPHIPNIQTSWVKLGAEGAAEMLRSGANDLGGTLMEETISRMAGSSYGSYKSVQDLIAVAEAAGRPAKARTTLYGEVPRERQDAARASDGHLPELLPVLD; from the coding sequence ATGACCACTCCGAGTGACGCTCCGACCGAAAACGCGATGCGCCGTGCGCTCCGGCGGGCCCGCGACGGCGTCGCGCTCGACGCGACCGAGGCGGCCGTACTCCTCCAGGCGCGCGGCGAGGCCCTGGGGGACCTCGCCGCCTCCGCCGCACGGGTAAGGGACGCCGGGCTCGCCGCCGCCGGGCGGCCCGGTGTCATCACCTACTCCCGCAAGGTCTTCATCCCCCTCACCCGCCTCTGCCGCGACAAGTGCCACTACTGCACCTTCGTCACCGTCCCCGGCAAGCTGCGCAAGAGCGGCCACGGCCTGTACCTCTCCCCCGACGAGGTCCTCGACATCGCCCGCCAGGGCGCGGCCATGGGATGCAAGGAAGCCCTCTTCACCCTCGGAGACCGCCCCGAGGACCGCTGGCCCGAGGCCCGCGAGTGGCTCGACGCGCACGGCTACGACGACACCCTCGCCTACGTGCGCGCCATGGCCATCCGCGTGCTGGAGGAGACGGGCCTGCTGCCGCACCTCAACCCGGGCGTCATGACCTGGTCCGACCTCCAGCGCCTCAAGCCCGTCGCCCCGTCCATGGGCATGATGCTGGAGACCACCGCCACACGTCTGTGGTCCGAGCCGGGCGGCCCCCATCACGGCTCCCCCGACAAGGAGCCGGCCGTGCGGCTGCGGGTGCTGGAGGACGCCGGACGCTCGAACGTCCCCTTCACCACCGGCGTCCTCATCGGCATCGGCGAGTCCTACGAGGAGCGCGCCGACGCCTTCTTCGAGCTGCGCCGCATCCAGCGCAGCTACCACGGCATCCAGGAGGTCATCGTCCAGAACTTCCGCGCCAAGCCGGACACCGCGATGCGCGGCATGCCGGACGCGGAGCTGGAGGAACTGGCCGCGGCCATCGCCGTCGCCCGGCACATCCTGGGCCCGAGCGCCCGGATCCAGGCGCCGCCGAACCTGGTGGACGCCGAGTACGCGCTGCTCATCGGCGCGGGCATCGACGACTGGGGCGGGGTCTCCCCGCTCACCCCCGACCACGTCAACCCCGAGCGCCCCTGGCCGCACATCGAGGAGCTGGCCTCGCGGACCGCCGCCGCCGGCTTCGAGCTGCGCGAACGCCTCACGATCTACCCCGAGTTCCTCCAGCGCGGCGAGCCCTGGCTGGACCCCCGGCTGCTGCCGCACGTACGCGCGCTGGCCGACGGACAGACCGGGCTCGCGGACGAGTCGGCGCAGGTCGTGGGGCGGCCGTGGCAGGAGCCTGACGAGGGCTTCAGCGCGTACGGGCGCACCGATCTGCACGCCACCATCGACACCGAGGGCCGCACCGGCGACCGCCGGGAGGACTTCGACGACGTCTACGGCGACTGGGAGGCGCTGCGCGAGGCCGCCGCGCCGGGCATGGTGCCGGAGCGCATCGACACCGACGTACGGGCCGCCCTCGCGCAGGCCGCCGACGACCCGACGAAGCTGACGGACGCGCAGGCCCTGGCTCTGCTGCACGCGGACGGCCCGGCGCTGGACGCCCTGTGCCGGATCGCGGACGACCTGCGGAAGTCGGTCGTGGGCGACGAGGTCACGTACATCGTCACCCGCAACATCAACTTCACCAACGTCTGCTACACCGGCTGCCGCTTCTGCGCCTTCGCGCAGCGCCGCACGGACGCCGACGCCTACACGCTCTCCCTGGACCAGGTCGCCGACCGCGCCGCGCAGGCCTGGGACGTCGGCGCGGTCGAGGTCTGCATGCAGGGCGGCATCCACCCGGACCTGCCCGGGACGGCCTACTTCGACATCGCGCGCGCGGTGAAGCAGCGGGTCCCCGGCATGCACGTGCACGCCTTCTCGCCGATGGAGGTCGTCAACGGCGCCACGCGTACGGGGATGTCCGTACGGGACTGGCTGACGGCGGCCAAGGAGGCCGGGCTGGACTCGATCCCGGGGACGGCGGCGGAGATCCTGGACGACGAGGTCCGCTGGGTGCTGACCAAGGGCAAGCTCCCGACGGCGGACTGGATCGACGTCATCACGACGGCGCACGAGCTCGGGATCCGGTCCTCGTCCACGATGATGTACGGGCACGTGGACCAGCCGCGGCACTGGCTCGGCCACTTCCGCACGCTGGCCCGGATCCAGCAGCAGACGGGCGGTTTCACGGAGTTCGTGACGCTTCCGTTCATCCACACCAACGCGCCCGTGTACCTGGCGGGCATCGCCCGGCCCGGTCCCACGGTCCGCGACAACCGGGCGGTGACGGCGATGGCCCGGATCCTGCTCCACCCGCACATCCCCAACATCCAGACCAGCTGGGTCAAGCTCGGGGCGGAGGGCGCGGCCGAGATGCTCCGGTCCGGGGCCAACGACCTCGGAGGGACGCTGATGGAGGAGACCATCTCACGGATGGCGGGGTCGAGTTACGGCTCGTACAAGTCGGTGCAGGACCTGATCGCCGTGGCGGAGGCGGCGGGGCGGCCCGCCAAGGCCCGTACGACGCTGTACGGGGAGGTGCCGCGGGAGCGCCAGGACGCGGCGCGCGCCTCGGACGGGCACCTGCCGGAGCTGCTGCCGGTGCTGGACTGA